In Desulfovibrio sp. JC010, one genomic interval encodes:
- a CDS encoding DNA internalization-related competence protein ComEC/Rec2 — protein MNQVENSISGNRSGIPGLFFWEILTPAFVFGILSIKWMLPSLTALLVYFFILFIFRAEKGAALLMLVLFGFGHWYGNFVLPPGPDVMPDWMAAREKVRLSGTIHSIKGAPGKRLKILLDDVSCQSKAGQTQLEGLLNWTWDQPDRTPYVGQQVSLKVRVNPVHGFRNSGLWDYDFYCRTKDIRYRTYTRGPIKDGGLQPYEPQGLQKLRASLREHILKNAPPTQGGAIFPALLTGDRFYLSRDSVELIRRAGVSHILALSGLHVGFIVALGFGVAWFVGAVYPRIYLLIPRMRLGVLFSILPVLLYLWLGQFSPSLLRAVTMFGFWGLLMFWGRGRVLLDGLFLAVLLILALSPLSVFDLGFQLSVLAVGGIALFYPLFSRLMPAADGLWSRVMRFVLALIYISICANIALLPVLVWNFGVLTPNLLFNVLFVPVLGSFILPVCGVGGLICSYISPEISAHFFSVGAAVFEWLLLLVHKAADAGMLPEYAFYRPHWEGLLIYYLVLGAGLLAFYGRGKRAQVLLLPMVLLLGVRIYGTMGPSLVRMDILDTGQSQCVVITGPQGSRTVVDGGGGFGRNFDMGRSIVGPWLAHGHLPQVDNIFMTHGDRDHAGGLAFLLEKFTVGRFYSNGDIPSGRVGERFKAAFEQNGIHPEVLIKGDIVELEPGLVMEVLHPYAGFEGSRNDRSLYLRLLWNDLPLLSISGDLDRKGVRAVLKSGGELASKVLVLPHHGSAGSYSPQLYQRVNPELALAACGFLNRFNFVAEKVERELAKRHICMYTTSANGMLTVEWDSDGRVVTVP, from the coding sequence ATGAATCAAGTCGAGAATTCGATTTCAGGAAACAGGTCCGGGATTCCGGGCCTGTTTTTTTGGGAGATTCTCACTCCTGCCTTTGTTTTCGGCATCCTGTCCATCAAATGGATGCTTCCTTCCCTGACCGCTTTGCTGGTCTATTTTTTTATTCTTTTTATTTTTCGCGCTGAGAAGGGCGCAGCTTTGCTGATGTTGGTGCTTTTCGGCTTCGGGCATTGGTATGGCAATTTTGTGCTGCCTCCCGGACCGGATGTCATGCCTGATTGGATGGCTGCCCGTGAAAAAGTCCGACTCAGCGGAACAATCCACAGTATCAAAGGTGCACCGGGCAAGCGGCTGAAAATCCTTCTTGATGATGTCAGCTGCCAAAGCAAGGCCGGGCAGACGCAGCTTGAAGGTCTTCTGAACTGGACATGGGACCAGCCGGACCGGACTCCATATGTAGGGCAGCAGGTCTCGTTAAAGGTGCGGGTAAATCCGGTTCACGGGTTCCGCAACAGCGGACTCTGGGATTATGATTTTTATTGCCGCACAAAAGATATCCGCTACCGAACCTACACCCGTGGACCGATCAAGGATGGCGGACTGCAGCCGTACGAACCGCAGGGCTTGCAGAAACTGCGGGCTTCCCTGCGTGAACATATTCTCAAAAATGCACCCCCGACACAGGGCGGAGCCATATTTCCGGCCCTGCTCACCGGGGACCGTTTCTATCTTTCACGTGACAGCGTGGAGCTGATTCGCCGGGCAGGAGTTTCGCATATTCTGGCTTTGTCCGGTCTGCATGTGGGATTTATTGTTGCCTTGGGTTTCGGTGTGGCCTGGTTTGTAGGTGCTGTTTATCCTCGGATTTATCTGCTTATTCCGCGTATGCGATTGGGCGTCCTTTTCTCCATACTTCCGGTGCTGCTTTATCTCTGGCTGGGCCAGTTCAGCCCTTCGCTTCTGCGGGCTGTGACCATGTTCGGCTTCTGGGGGCTGCTCATGTTTTGGGGCCGGGGCAGGGTGTTGCTGGACGGTTTGTTTCTGGCTGTGCTGTTGATTCTTGCGCTTTCACCGCTCAGTGTTTTTGATCTTGGTTTTCAGCTTTCCGTGTTGGCTGTGGGCGGTATAGCCTTGTTTTATCCGTTGTTTTCACGACTTATGCCTGCTGCTGATGGATTATGGAGCAGGGTAATGCGGTTTGTGCTGGCTCTGATCTACATTAGTATTTGCGCAAACATTGCCTTGCTGCCCGTGCTGGTCTGGAATTTCGGGGTGCTCACGCCGAACCTGCTTTTCAACGTTCTTTTCGTGCCTGTGCTCGGTTCATTTATCCTGCCTGTCTGCGGGGTCGGCGGATTGATCTGTTCATACATCAGCCCGGAAATTTCAGCGCATTTCTTTTCCGTCGGGGCCGCAGTCTTTGAATGGCTGCTTTTGCTGGTGCATAAAGCTGCAGATGCAGGCATGCTGCCCGAATATGCGTTTTACCGCCCGCACTGGGAAGGGTTGCTGATCTACTATCTGGTTCTGGGGGCGGGCCTGTTGGCTTTTTATGGTAGAGGGAAGCGGGCGCAGGTTTTGCTGCTGCCAATGGTTCTGCTGCTTGGCGTGCGAATTTACGGGACCATGGGGCCTTCACTGGTGCGTATGGATATTCTGGATACCGGGCAGTCGCAATGCGTGGTTATTACCGGACCGCAGGGTTCACGGACTGTGGTGGACGGCGGCGGTGGTTTCGGCAGGAATTTTGATATGGGTCGCTCAATTGTAGGGCCGTGGCTTGCTCACGGACATCTGCCGCAGGTGGATAATATTTTCATGACCCACGGTGACCGCGATCATGCCGGAGGTCTGGCCTTTCTGCTGGAGAAATTTACTGTCGGCCGTTTTTATTCCAACGGTGATATTCCTTCCGGCAGGGTAGGTGAACGATTCAAGGCAGCTTTCGAACAAAACGGTATTCATCCTGAAGTTCTGATTAAAGGGGATATAGTTGAGCTTGAGCCGGGGCTGGTCATGGAGGTTCTGCATCCTTATGCGGGATTTGAAGGCAGCCGAAATGATCGTTCTCTCTATCTTCGGTTGCTCTGGAATGATCTGCCGCTGCTTTCCATTTCCGGTGATCTGGACCGCAAGGGGGTACGGGCTGTGCTGAAGAGCGGGGGGGAGCTTGCATCAAAAGTGCTGGTACTGCCGCACCATGGCAGTGCCGGATCATATTCGCCTCAATTGTACCAACGGGTAAATCCTGAGCTTGCGTTGGCAGCCTGCGGATTTTTGAATCGTTTCAATTTTGTTGCAGAAAAGGTTGAGCGGGAACTGGCAAAAAGACACATATGTATGTATACGACTTCAGCGAATGGAATGTTGACTGTTGAATGGGACAGTGACGGGCGCGTGGTTACTGTTCCTTGA
- a CDS encoding response regulator: MRVLIVDDDFYCRNMLHEIMKPYAQCDIAVNGEEAVFAFKKGLESGNAYDLICLDLMMPEMDGQQALREMRSIEKDFKVEEDGAVKVIVTTMLDDRKETHDAFFLGGATSYLVKPIEEDKLVKELKNLGFSV; encoded by the coding sequence ATGCGAGTGCTGATTGTTGATGATGATTTTTATTGCCGCAATATGTTGCATGAGATCATGAAACCATATGCACAGTGCGATATTGCCGTTAACGGTGAAGAAGCTGTATTTGCCTTTAAAAAAGGTCTTGAGTCCGGCAATGCGTACGACCTTATCTGTCTGGATCTGATGATGCCGGAAATGGACGGCCAGCAGGCTTTGCGTGAAATGAGGTCTATTGAAAAAGATTTCAAGGTTGAAGAGGACGGTGCAGTAAAAGTTATTGTCACCACCATGCTTGATGACCGCAAGGAAACCCATGATGCTTTTTTCCTTGGCGGTGCCACTTCTTATCTGGTCAAGCCTATTGAAGAAGATAAGCTGGTCAAGGAACTCAAGAATCTCGGTTTTTCCGTATAA
- a CDS encoding regulatory iron-sulfur-containing complex subunit RicT — protein sequence MSQILGVKFNDFGQIYYFSSGPFVVREGHSVIVKTEQGMGLGKVFVVQQDLPEDVTEDSIKTIYRLAGDEDLEAEVENRELSRTAHRFCKDCIDRQKLEMKLVDVEVFFDRSKMIFYFTAPGRIDFRELVKDLVKEYRTRIELRQIGVRHETQMLGAIGNCGQICCCRRFMRKFMPVTIRMAKEQNLFLNPTKISGICGRLLCCLSFEQENYEDFHRKSPKTGKKYNTVHGTVRVTRTNFFRNTLTVLPEQGDEIEIPLDDWPDMIKGPGQDRGGDSDSRDGDSRRGRSGGRDRSWGDNDGSDARPQRSRSERGRSDRSRPERGRSDRSRSDRPKSDRPRPERPKSERRPDRRNEAPESAEGARSGEERRGEERREGARLEKRRDDSRQDRRRRPPKKDRPQNKPEQDKGAAPAKPGEKDESGSAKTGKPSNRRRPSRRRRKRKPSGARKNK from the coding sequence ATGTCACAGATTTTAGGCGTTAAATTTAACGATTTCGGACAGATATATTATTTTTCGTCCGGGCCGTTCGTCGTTCGCGAGGGCCACTCGGTCATAGTGAAGACCGAACAGGGTATGGGGCTGGGCAAGGTTTTTGTTGTGCAGCAGGACCTGCCCGAAGATGTAACCGAGGATTCCATCAAGACCATTTACCGTCTTGCCGGGGATGAAGATCTTGAGGCCGAGGTTGAGAACAGGGAGCTTTCCCGTACAGCCCACAGGTTCTGCAAAGATTGTATCGACCGTCAGAAGCTGGAAATGAAGCTTGTGGATGTGGAAGTCTTTTTTGACCGCAGCAAGATGATCTTTTACTTCACCGCTCCGGGCAGGATTGATTTCCGCGAGCTGGTCAAGGATCTGGTTAAGGAATACCGGACCCGTATTGAACTGCGTCAGATCGGTGTGCGTCACGAAACCCAGATGCTGGGAGCAATTGGTAACTGCGGGCAGATCTGCTGTTGCCGCCGTTTTATGCGTAAGTTCATGCCGGTGACTATCAGGATGGCCAAGGAACAGAATTTGTTCCTTAATCCGACCAAGATTTCGGGTATTTGCGGAAGATTGCTCTGCTGTCTTTCTTTTGAGCAGGAAAACTATGAAGATTTCCATCGCAAGAGTCCCAAGACCGGGAAAAAATATAATACCGTGCACGGAACTGTGCGGGTTACCCGGACCAACTTTTTCCGCAACACTCTGACCGTATTGCCGGAACAGGGTGATGAAATTGAAATTCCGCTTGATGATTGGCCGGATATGATCAAAGGTCCCGGCCAGGATCGCGGCGGCGATTCAGATTCCCGTGACGGTGATTCCCGTCGTGGACGTTCCGGTGGCAGGGATCGCAGCTGGGGAGATAATGACGGTAGTGATGCAAGGCCGCAAAGGTCCCGGTCCGAGCGTGGTCGCTCTGATCGCTCAAGGCCGGAAAGAGGGCGTTCTGACCGTTCCAGATCAGATCGTCCCAAGTCTGATAGACCCAGACCGGAAAGGCCGAAATCTGAACGTCGGCCAGATCGCCGCAATGAAGCCCCGGAAAGCGCAGAAGGTGCCAGAAGCGGAGAAGAAAGGCGCGGTGAAGAAAGACGCGAAGGCGCAAGGCTGGAAAAACGCCGGGATGATTCCCGGCAGGACCGCCGCAGACGTCCACCCAAAAAGGATCGTCCGCAGAATAAGCCGGAACAGGACAAGGGGGCCGCTCCCGCCAAGCCCGGAGAAAAGGATGAGTCCGGTTCTGCCAAGACAGGAAAGCCTTCAAACCGCCGTCGTCCTTCAAGGCGCAGGCGCAAGCGTAAACCTTCCGGAGCACGGAAGAATAAATAA
- the metG gene encoding methionine--tRNA ligase — protein MDSFFITTPIYYVNAKPHLGHAYTTILADSMNRFHKLLGDETFFLTGTDEHGDKIVQAAEKGGQTPREYVDEISALFSGIWPGLQIENDDFIRTTQERHIKCVQEVLQKVYDKGDIYFGEYGGHYCFGCERFYTEKELVDGKCPQHETVPEYIAEKNYFFKMSKYQDWLIGHINANPDFIRPERYRNEVLSLLKSGELEDLCISRPKSRLEWGIELPFDDKFVTYVWFDALINYITALEYPEGQKFEKFWPKANHLVAKDILKPHAIFWPTMLKAAEIEPYQHLNVHGYWLIKDTKMSKSLGNVVSPLEMAEKYGVNAFRYFLLREMVFGNDSSFSEEALVGRLNADLANDLGNLFSRTLSMTHKYFEGKVPDQGEEIDEDCEIKSLGRKAMAEFQNNFMDAKFSRGLEGLWELVRGLNKYIDTTQPWTLYKEEKMSRLGTVMYVLLENMRKIAVHLWPVMPEASEMMLEQLGIKFAPEKVNLQGEIDVWGLLDPGTEVAKKSNLFPRVELPKEEPAPKKKEAKKSKKQPKQAKEEIPGVIEFPDFQKVDMRVGTVLSVTKHPDADKLLLVKIDTGDDEPRQVVAGLAEFFKPEELEGRQVVVVVNLKPRKLRGEVSQGMILAVRNGDEMQLLSVSAPVANGCKVS, from the coding sequence TTGGATTCGTTTTTTATTACAACTCCCATCTATTATGTTAATGCAAAGCCGCACCTCGGCCATGCCTACACAACAATTCTTGCTGATTCCATGAACAGGTTTCACAAGCTGCTGGGAGATGAAACTTTCTTTCTCACCGGAACCGACGAACACGGTGATAAGATCGTACAGGCTGCAGAAAAAGGCGGCCAGACACCACGTGAATACGTCGACGAGATAAGCGCGCTGTTCAGCGGCATTTGGCCCGGACTGCAGATTGAAAATGACGATTTCATCAGGACTACACAGGAAAGGCACATCAAGTGCGTTCAGGAAGTTCTGCAGAAAGTCTACGATAAAGGTGATATCTATTTCGGTGAATACGGCGGCCACTACTGCTTCGGCTGCGAAAGATTTTATACCGAGAAGGAACTGGTTGACGGTAAATGTCCGCAGCATGAAACAGTTCCCGAATATATTGCGGAGAAGAACTACTTCTTCAAAATGTCCAAATATCAGGACTGGCTCATCGGACACATCAATGCCAACCCTGATTTTATCCGTCCTGAAAGATACCGCAACGAAGTTCTCAGCCTGCTCAAGTCCGGCGAACTGGAAGATCTGTGCATCTCCCGTCCCAAGAGCCGTCTTGAATGGGGAATCGAACTTCCTTTTGATGATAAATTTGTGACTTATGTGTGGTTTGATGCTCTTATCAACTACATTACCGCTCTTGAATATCCCGAAGGGCAGAAGTTTGAAAAATTCTGGCCCAAAGCCAACCATCTGGTGGCCAAGGATATCCTCAAGCCGCATGCCATCTTCTGGCCCACAATGCTCAAGGCTGCCGAGATTGAGCCTTACCAGCACCTGAACGTGCATGGTTACTGGCTTATCAAGGACACCAAGATGTCCAAGTCTCTGGGTAACGTTGTTTCCCCGCTGGAAATGGCTGAGAAATACGGCGTAAACGCATTCCGCTATTTCCTGCTGCGCGAGATGGTTTTTGGTAATGATTCCAGCTTTTCCGAGGAAGCCCTTGTGGGCCGTCTCAATGCGGACCTTGCCAACGACCTCGGCAACCTTTTCAGCCGGACCCTGTCCATGACCCACAAATATTTTGAGGGCAAGGTACCGGATCAGGGCGAAGAAATTGATGAAGATTGCGAAATCAAGAGCCTTGGCCGTAAAGCCATGGCTGAATTTCAGAACAATTTCATGGACGCTAAATTCTCCCGCGGTCTGGAAGGACTCTGGGAACTTGTGCGCGGCCTGAACAAATATATCGATACCACCCAGCCGTGGACTCTTTATAAAGAAGAGAAGATGTCCCGTCTCGGAACCGTGATGTATGTCCTGCTTGAGAACATGCGCAAAATCGCGGTTCATCTCTGGCCGGTTATGCCGGAAGCCAGTGAAATGATGCTGGAACAGCTGGGCATTAAATTCGCTCCTGAGAAAGTTAACCTGCAGGGTGAAATCGATGTCTGGGGTTTGCTTGATCCGGGTACCGAAGTTGCCAAGAAATCCAACCTTTTCCCGCGTGTGGAACTGCCCAAGGAAGAACCTGCTCCCAAGAAAAAGGAAGCAAAGAAATCCAAGAAGCAGCCCAAGCAGGCCAAGGAAGAGATCCCCGGAGTTATCGAGTTTCCTGATTTCCAGAAAGTGGACATGCGCGTGGGAACCGTGCTTTCCGTAACCAAACATCCCGATGCGGATAAGCTGCTGCTGGTCAAGATTGATACCGGCGATGATGAGCCGCGTCAGGTGGTGGCCGGGCTGGCTGAGTTCTTCAAGCCGGAAGAACTGGAAGGCCGTCAGGTTGTGGTTGTTGTAAATCTCAAGCCCCGCAAGCTGCGCGGTGAAGTGTCTCAGGGCATGATTCTCGCTGTGCGCAACGGTGATGAGATGCAGCTGCTGAGCGTAAGCGCGCCTGTTGCCAATGGGTGTAAGGTTTCGTAG
- a CDS encoding SlyX family protein: MNNTKSTEERIESLETALALQDQTVEELNKFIIAQQKQINDLEKKLELMVRQMKDLKEAVDYASPQDDVPPPHYGQV, translated from the coding sequence ATGAATAATACAAAATCCACAGAAGAAAGAATAGAATCCCTTGAAACCGCCCTCGCGCTTCAGGACCAGACCGTAGAAGAACTGAACAAGTTCATCATTGCCCAGCAAAAACAGATCAATGACCTTGAGAAGAAACTGGAATTAATGGTCCGCCAGATGAAAGACCTCAAGGAAGCCGTGGATTACGCATCTCCGCAGGATGACGTTCCGCCGCCCCATTACGGACAGGTTTAG
- a CDS encoding FeoA family protein — translation MNVLANTAKQRPLSSYKAGMSVRVTGFEGGKCCRSRLLSMGIIPGTIVDIIGSNGRMNIRVRSSQFAIGCEMAKKIMAIPVCDCDKCSAF, via the coding sequence ATGAACGTACTAGCAAACACAGCAAAACAAAGACCGCTCTCCAGCTACAAAGCCGGAATGTCGGTCAGGGTCACCGGATTTGAAGGTGGAAAATGCTGCCGCAGCAGACTCCTTTCCATGGGCATAATCCCGGGAACTATCGTGGATATCATCGGCAGCAACGGCCGCATGAATATCCGGGTACGCAGTTCCCAGTTCGCCATCGGCTGCGAAATGGCCAAAAAAATCATGGCTATCCCGGTTTGCGATTGCGACAAATGCAGTGCGTTCTAA
- the carB gene encoding carbamoyl-phosphate synthase large subunit, with protein sequence MPKRTDIKKIMLIGSGPIVIGQACEFDYSGTQALKALKEEGYEVILVNSNPATIMTDPVLADRTYIEPIEPGTIAKIIEKERPDALLPTLGGQTALNTALAVAEQGVLEKFGVELIGASVDVIEKAESRELFRAAMEKIGLKVPTSRIARNIDDVRRCGKEIDFPIIIRPAFTLGGTGGGVAYNMEDLEHIAMQGISASLQNEVMLEESILGWKEYELEVMRDRKDNCVIICSIENIDPMGVHTGDSITVAPAQTLTDVEYQMLRDASLAIMREIGVETGGSNVQFAINPENGELAIIEMNPRVSRSSALASKATGFPIAKIAAKLAVGYTLDEIPNDITRETMASFEPTIDYCVIKIPRFTFEKFPGSEDYLTTAMKSVGETMAIGRTFKECLQKGLRSLEVGMPGFGKVFEPTEMDRDELIGLIRKPNSRRMFYLREAFLAGLTLEEIFDITKVDPWYLHQFEDLVNFEKELRQFSLEIGLYSGDDRIPAMFKKAKEYGYSDPQLATMWRESEKNVREFRKNLGLIPTYYLVDTCAAEFEAYTPYFYSTYESGQEAQSMPERKVMILGGGPNRIGQGIEFDYCCCHSAFALEDMGVKSIMVNSNPETVSTDYDTSDRLYFEPLTYEDVLNIIEFEKPEGVIVQFGGQTPLNLAIPLLKAGVKILGTSPDAIDRAEDRERFQALLKKLDLKQPPNGTAMSLEDAKAIAERLDYPLVLRPSYVLGGRGMDIVYSDEEFDSYFREAAVVSPEHPILIDKFLENAVEVDVDALADGEQTYVAGVMEHIEEAGIHSGDSACVLPPHTLSDEIVKEIERQTVALAEELEVVGLMNIQFAVKDNEIYIIEVNPRASRTVPFVSKATGIQLAKMATKVMLGEKLKDLDPWSMRKEGFYSVKEAVFPFNRFPNVDVMLGPEMRSTGEVMGMDYTPGLAFMKAQLGAGIKLPMEGTVFISVKDRDKEAILPTARNFERLGFKILATGGTADYLFEQGIATKKILKVNEGRPHVVDYIKNGDIDLLINTPSGKQTVSDSKEIRQTTLLYGLAYTTTVAGAHAMSLAIEEQRGKGLDVQCLQHYHNM encoded by the coding sequence ATGCCTAAACGCACTGATATCAAGAAAATTATGCTTATCGGCTCCGGGCCGATCGTCATCGGTCAAGCCTGCGAGTTTGACTATTCAGGAACTCAGGCTCTTAAAGCCTTGAAAGAAGAGGGATACGAGGTCATTCTCGTTAACTCCAACCCTGCAACCATCATGACCGATCCCGTTCTGGCGGATCGAACCTACATTGAACCCATCGAACCGGGCACCATTGCCAAAATCATCGAAAAAGAACGACCGGACGCACTGCTGCCTACATTGGGCGGACAGACCGCGCTGAATACAGCCCTTGCCGTAGCTGAGCAGGGTGTGCTGGAAAAATTCGGTGTGGAGCTGATCGGTGCATCCGTTGATGTTATTGAAAAAGCTGAAAGCCGCGAACTTTTCCGTGCGGCCATGGAAAAAATCGGCCTCAAGGTTCCCACCAGCCGTATTGCCCGCAACATCGACGATGTTCGCCGCTGCGGTAAGGAAATTGACTTTCCCATCATCATCCGTCCTGCATTTACTCTTGGCGGAACCGGTGGCGGGGTGGCCTACAATATGGAAGATCTGGAACATATCGCCATGCAGGGGATTTCCGCCAGTCTCCAGAATGAGGTCATGCTTGAGGAATCCATTCTCGGCTGGAAGGAATACGAACTTGAGGTCATGCGTGACCGCAAGGATAACTGCGTAATTATCTGTTCCATTGAAAACATCGACCCCATGGGCGTACATACCGGGGACTCCATTACCGTTGCCCCGGCCCAGACCCTGACCGATGTGGAATACCAGATGCTGCGCGATGCTTCTCTCGCCATCATGCGCGAGATCGGCGTTGAAACCGGCGGTTCAAACGTACAGTTTGCCATCAACCCGGAAAACGGCGAGCTGGCCATCATTGAAATGAACCCCCGTGTTTCCCGTTCTTCCGCACTGGCATCCAAGGCAACCGGATTTCCCATCGCCAAGATCGCGGCCAAGCTGGCTGTCGGTTACACTCTTGATGAGATTCCCAACGACATCACCCGCGAGACAATGGCCTCCTTTGAGCCGACTATTGACTACTGCGTAATCAAGATTCCCAGATTTACTTTTGAGAAATTCCCCGGTTCCGAAGATTACCTGACTACCGCCATGAAGAGTGTCGGTGAAACCATGGCAATCGGCAGAACCTTCAAGGAGTGTCTGCAGAAAGGTCTGCGTTCCCTAGAAGTGGGCATGCCCGGATTCGGTAAGGTTTTCGAACCCACCGAGATGGACCGTGATGAACTCATCGGCCTGATCCGCAAGCCTAATTCCAGACGCATGTTCTACCTGCGTGAAGCTTTTCTTGCCGGACTGACCCTTGAGGAAATTTTCGACATCACCAAGGTTGACCCCTGGTACCTGCATCAGTTTGAAGATTTGGTTAATTTTGAAAAGGAACTCCGCCAGTTCTCTCTTGAAATCGGTCTTTATTCCGGCGACGACCGGATTCCGGCCATGTTCAAGAAAGCCAAGGAATACGGATATTCCGATCCGCAGCTGGCTACCATGTGGCGTGAGTCTGAAAAGAATGTCCGTGAATTCAGAAAGAATCTCGGCCTGATTCCGACCTACTATCTGGTTGATACCTGCGCCGCTGAATTTGAGGCTTACACCCCTTATTTCTACTCCACCTACGAGTCCGGGCAGGAAGCACAGTCCATGCCTGAACGCAAGGTCATGATTCTCGGCGGCGGTCCCAACAGGATCGGACAGGGCATCGAGTTCGACTACTGCTGCTGTCACTCCGCGTTTGCGCTGGAGGACATGGGCGTGAAATCCATCATGGTCAACTCCAACCCCGAAACCGTATCCACTGACTACGATACCTCCGACAGACTCTATTTTGAGCCGCTGACCTACGAAGATGTGCTCAATATCATTGAGTTTGAAAAGCCTGAAGGCGTTATCGTGCAGTTCGGCGGGCAGACACCGCTTAACCTCGCTATCCCGTTGCTCAAGGCCGGGGTCAAGATTCTGGGAACCTCCCCGGATGCCATTGACCGCGCTGAAGACAGGGAAAGATTTCAAGCCCTGCTCAAGAAGCTTGATCTTAAACAGCCGCCTAACGGAACAGCCATGTCTCTCGAAGATGCCAAAGCCATTGCCGAGCGTCTGGACTATCCGCTGGTGCTGCGTCCTTCCTATGTTCTCGGTGGACGTGGAATGGATATCGTTTACAGCGACGAAGAATTTGATTCCTATTTCCGCGAAGCAGCGGTTGTTTCCCCGGAACACCCCATCCTCATCGACAAATTCCTTGAGAATGCTGTTGAAGTTGATGTTGATGCTCTGGCCGACGGCGAGCAGACTTACGTTGCAGGGGTTATGGAACATATTGAGGAAGCCGGGATTCACTCCGGTGATTCCGCCTGCGTTCTGCCTCCGCACACTCTCAGTGATGAGATTGTAAAGGAAATTGAACGTCAGACTGTGGCTCTTGCCGAAGAACTGGAAGTTGTCGGTCTGATGAATATTCAGTTTGCGGTGAAGGATAATGAGATTTACATCATCGAAGTTAACCCCCGCGCATCCAGAACCGTGCCCTTCGTAAGTAAGGCTACCGGTATCCAGCTGGCTAAAATGGCTACCAAGGTTATGCTCGGAGAAAAGCTCAAAGACCTTGATCCATGGTCTATGCGTAAAGAAGGGTTCTATTCCGTTAAAGAAGCGGTTTTTCCCTTCAACAGGTTCCCCAATGTAGACGTTATGCTTGGGCCTGAAATGCGTTCCACCGGTGAAGTAATGGGCATGGACTACACTCCCGGCCTTGCTTTCATGAAAGCTCAGCTCGGTGCTGGTATCAAGCTGCCCATGGAAGGTACCGTCTTTATCTCTGTAAAGGACAGGGACAAGGAGGCAATCCTGCCCACTGCTAGAAATTTTGAGAGACTCGGATTCAAGATTCTGGCTACCGGAGGAACTGCCGACTATTTGTTTGAGCAAGGGATTGCTACCAAGAAAATACTCAAGGTTAATGAAGGTCGTCCGCATGTTGTTGACTACATCAAGAACGGCGATATCGACCTTTTGATCAACACGCCTTCCGGCAAGCAGACTGTTTCAGATTCAAAGGAAATCAGACAGACAACCCTGCTTTACGGACTGGCATATACAACCACCGTCGCGGGTGCCCATGCCATGAGTCTGGCAATTGAGGAGCAACGCGGCAAAGGGCTTGATGTGCAGTGCCTGCAGCACTATCACAACATGTAA